A genomic window from Erythrobacter sp. BLCC-B19 includes:
- a CDS encoding glycoside hydrolase family 2 TIM barrel-domain containing protein — translation MIFRALAVLALALSAAPAAAQSPGQSAVPQWQASEPEPLYQNPAGRRHIDLSGPWEVIVDPLSAGDRPSFTGLGGVEVFRARPAPGGLAFAEFVFDPAQTLQVPADWVRQNPRLDLYEGAVWYLKRFDLPTTSDGLRRILHVGAANYRTDVYINGTLVARHEGGFTPFAVDLTQHLKPGSNALVLKVDNRLDALTVPTRFSDWHNYGGITGAVRLLELPEPRLVTWSVRLADLKRREVVAEIEAAPEAAGRTVTVSLPDRGETATATIGADGKARLVWRTRAGLWSPQQPALHRLRIAIAGGEAAEDMIGLRTIEARGGDIVLNGERIVLRGISTHAVTTRHPGRAVGEDDARQLIGEVKALGANFVRLAHYPHDEAVAREADRQGLLVWSELPVYWAVAFDNPQVLENVRRQARALVERDRNRASIILWSIANETPNTPARLAFLREIAGEVRGRDPSRLITAALLVDSAKSAPMLARTLVARLLQDPALPTDQRQKLAAWFEKASGAPVTPDALAAAAKAPVFRIDDPLAEVLDVAALNEYFGWYYASFLARMVPADEQRLAEAILALMPEVRFVPPAGKPFVVSEFGADARAGLDGGAGRMFTEEYQAEVYRRQLEMLAGHEGIDGVSPWVLQDFRSPLRPYPGIQDGYNRKGVIDETGRRKQAFDVLREAYLKGWPQQ, via the coding sequence ATGATCTTTCGCGCCCTGGCCGTTCTGGCCCTCGCCCTGTCGGCCGCCCCCGCCGCGGCGCAATCCCCCGGACAATCGGCAGTGCCGCAATGGCAGGCGAGCGAACCGGAACCGCTCTACCAGAACCCTGCCGGGCGCAGACATATCGACCTGTCGGGACCTTGGGAGGTTATTGTCGATCCGCTGTCGGCAGGCGACCGTCCGTCGTTCACGGGCCTCGGCGGTGTCGAGGTTTTCCGCGCGCGCCCCGCACCCGGCGGCCTCGCCTTCGCCGAATTTGTGTTTGATCCCGCACAGACCCTGCAAGTTCCAGCCGATTGGGTGCGGCAGAACCCGAGGCTCGATCTCTACGAGGGCGCGGTGTGGTATCTGAAGCGGTTCGATCTGCCGACGACGAGCGACGGGCTGCGGCGGATCCTCCACGTAGGCGCGGCCAATTACCGCACCGATGTCTACATCAACGGCACCCTCGTCGCCCGGCATGAAGGCGGCTTCACACCCTTCGCGGTCGATCTGACGCAGCATCTGAAACCGGGCAGCAACGCGCTGGTGCTCAAGGTCGACAACCGGCTCGACGCGCTCACGGTGCCGACCCGCTTTTCGGACTGGCACAATTACGGCGGGATCACCGGTGCTGTCCGACTGCTGGAATTGCCCGAACCGCGGCTGGTGACCTGGTCGGTGCGCCTCGCCGATCTGAAGCGGCGCGAGGTGGTGGCCGAGATCGAAGCCGCGCCCGAGGCGGCGGGTCGGACGGTCACCGTCAGCCTGCCGGATCGGGGGGAGACGGCGACGGCGACGATCGGCGCCGACGGCAAGGCGCGACTGGTATGGCGCACCCGCGCCGGATTGTGGTCACCGCAGCAGCCGGCGCTCCACCGCCTGCGGATCGCGATCGCAGGAGGCGAAGCGGCCGAGGACATGATCGGCCTGCGCACCATCGAGGCGCGCGGCGGCGACATTGTCCTCAATGGCGAGCGGATCGTGCTGCGCGGTATCAGCACCCACGCTGTCACCACCCGCCACCCGGGCCGTGCGGTGGGCGAGGACGACGCGCGCCAGCTGATCGGCGAGGTCAAGGCGCTGGGGGCCAATTTCGTGCGCCTCGCGCACTACCCGCACGACGAAGCCGTTGCCCGCGAGGCGGACCGACAGGGCCTGCTCGTCTGGAGCGAATTGCCGGTCTACTGGGCGGTGGCCTTCGACAACCCTCAGGTGCTCGAAAATGTCCGCCGGCAGGCCCGCGCGTTGGTCGAGCGTGATCGCAACCGTGCCTCGATCATCCTGTGGTCGATCGCCAACGAAACCCCCAACACCCCCGCCCGCCTTGCCTTCTTGCGCGAAATTGCGGGCGAAGTGCGCGGGCGCGATCCGTCGCGCCTGATCACCGCCGCGCTGCTGGTCGACAGCGCCAAGTCAGCCCCGATGCTGGCGCGCACGCTGGTCGCCCGGCTGCTTCAGGACCCTGCCCTGCCCACCGACCAGCGCCAGAAGCTCGCTGCGTGGTTCGAGAAGGCAAGCGGCGCGCCGGTCACCCCCGATGCCCTCGCCGCAGCGGCGAAAGCACCCGTGTTCAGGATCGACGATCCGCTGGCCGAGGTGCTCGATGTCGCCGCGCTCAACGAGTATTTCGGGTGGTACTACGCCAGCTTCCTCGCCCGCATGGTGCCCGCGGACGAGCAGCGCCTCGCCGAGGCGATCCTTGCGCTGATGCCCGAAGTCCGCTTCGTGCCGCCCGCCGGCAAGCCCTTCGTCGTCAGCGAGTTCGGTGCCGACGCCAGGGCGGGTCTGGACGGCGGCGCAGGCCGGATGTTCACCGAGGAATATCAGGCCGAGGTCTATCGCAGGCAGCTGGAAATGCTCGCCGGTCACGAGGGCATCGACGGCGTCTCGCCCTGGGTGCTGCAGGATTTCCGCTCGCCCCTGCGGCCCTATCCCGGCATTCAGGATGGCTACAACCGCAAGGGCGTGATCGACGAGACCGGACGCCGCAAGCAGGCCTTCGATGTGCTGCGCGAGGCCTATCTCAAAGGCTGGCCGCAGCAGTGA
- a CDS encoding M81 family metallopeptidase, whose translation MHIFTAAIATETNSFSPIPTNEANFADDFYPAGTLPERPMMFAAPMQVVRRHAAERGWTVIEGLATSAQPSGLIRRATWESYRDRILADLEAAGPVDMVLLGLHGAMMADGYPDCEGDLLGRLRAIVGAKTVIGGLLDPHCHLTPAMIAAADVLIAYKHYPHLDAFDRAEELWTLCEGAATGRHRPVMAVADCRMISLYYTPVEPVSGFVAAMSAAEQEPGVLSVSLIHGFPWGDLPEMGTKMLVIADGEAALAQSLADRLAADVQAMKGRTMTPLIPIDEAVALAGAHQVAPLVLADFADNCGAGAPSDATWLLGALIRADVPDVGIAFLHDPQAIDLCKAAGVGARMPLRLGGKTSRFSGPPLDLDIEVMHIAENARHDFGIGHFDAGTVVVVRTGRNVDIVMSSNRIQCITPGAFSDFGIDPRAKRVLVPKSMQHFYIMFSQLGGPVRYVESPGVASMDLVNLPYTRVDRTIWPFTAAASL comes from the coding sequence ATGCACATCTTTACCGCCGCGATCGCGACCGAGACCAACTCCTTTTCGCCGATCCCCACCAACGAGGCAAACTTCGCTGACGATTTCTACCCGGCCGGCACTCTGCCCGAACGGCCGATGATGTTTGCGGCGCCGATGCAGGTGGTGCGCCGCCATGCGGCCGAGAGGGGCTGGACCGTTATCGAAGGCCTGGCCACCAGCGCGCAGCCGTCCGGCCTGATCCGGCGTGCGACGTGGGAGAGCTACCGCGACCGGATCCTGGCCGATCTTGAAGCGGCGGGGCCGGTCGACATGGTGCTTCTGGGCCTCCACGGCGCGATGATGGCCGATGGCTACCCCGATTGCGAAGGCGATCTGCTGGGCCGCTTGCGCGCGATCGTTGGCGCAAAGACGGTGATCGGCGGGCTGCTCGACCCGCATTGCCACCTGACCCCCGCGATGATCGCGGCGGCCGATGTGCTGATCGCCTACAAGCACTACCCGCATCTCGACGCCTTCGATCGCGCCGAAGAGCTGTGGACCCTATGCGAGGGCGCTGCGACAGGGCGGCATCGACCTGTGATGGCCGTGGCGGATTGCCGGATGATCAGTCTCTATTACACCCCTGTGGAGCCAGTCAGCGGTTTCGTGGCGGCCATGTCAGCGGCCGAGCAGGAGCCGGGGGTGCTCTCGGTCTCGCTCATTCATGGTTTCCCATGGGGCGATCTGCCCGAGATGGGGACGAAGATGCTGGTGATCGCCGATGGCGAGGCCGCATTGGCCCAATCGCTGGCGGATCGCCTTGCGGCGGATGTTCAGGCGATGAAGGGACGGACGATGACGCCGCTCATCCCGATCGACGAGGCCGTCGCGCTGGCTGGTGCGCATCAAGTCGCGCCGCTGGTGCTCGCGGACTTTGCGGACAATTGCGGAGCGGGCGCGCCCAGCGATGCGACATGGCTGCTGGGCGCGCTGATCCGCGCCGATGTGCCCGATGTCGGGATTGCCTTCCTCCACGATCCCCAGGCGATCGACCTGTGCAAGGCAGCCGGCGTGGGGGCGCGGATGCCGCTCCGTCTTGGCGGCAAGACCAGTCGCTTCTCCGGCCCGCCGCTCGATCTCGACATCGAGGTGATGCACATCGCAGAGAATGCCCGCCACGATTTCGGCATCGGACATTTTGACGCAGGCACCGTGGTGGTGGTGCGGACCGGGCGCAATGTCGACATCGTCATGTCATCGAACCGCATCCAGTGCATCACGCCCGGCGCGTTCTCCGACTTCGGCATCGACCCGCGCGCCAAGCGCGTTCTGGTGCCCAAGTCGATGCAGCACTTCTACATCATGTTCTCGCAGCTTGGCGGGCCGGTGCGCTATGTGGAGTCGCCCGGCGTGGCGAGTATGGATCTGGTGAACCTCCCCTATACCCGCGTCGACCGGACGATCTGGCCCTTCACTGCTGCGGCCAGCCTTTGA
- a CDS encoding ABC transporter ATP-binding protein, with product MSALVAAHDLRWRPRGAARPVLDGVSLAIAPGEFVGILGGSGCGKTSASRVIAGLQRADSGQILWRGANAAPPRGAIAFVFQDPFASLNPRKPLWWTLTETAALAAPLSATERRALAERLLGQVGLSPDFAARFPHQLSGGQRQRIAIGRALATEPDLLILDEPTSALDLAVQARILNLLLELQASRPIAMLMVSHDIAVIRHMAHRVLVMDAGRIVEEGPPADVLAAPQSGAARRLVANSLFVDN from the coding sequence ATGAGCGCGCTGGTTGCCGCCCATGACCTGCGCTGGCGACCGCGCGGCGCAGCGCGTCCCGTGCTCGACGGCGTATCGCTTGCCATCGCGCCGGGCGAGTTCGTCGGCATTCTCGGCGGATCGGGCTGCGGCAAGACGTCCGCCTCGCGCGTGATCGCGGGGTTGCAGCGTGCGGACAGCGGTCAGATCCTGTGGCGCGGTGCAAACGCCGCGCCCCCAAGGGGCGCAATTGCCTTTGTATTTCAGGACCCCTTCGCCTCGCTCAATCCGCGCAAGCCCCTGTGGTGGACTCTCACCGAGACCGCCGCGCTTGCCGCGCCGCTGTCCGCGACCGAACGGCGCGCGCTGGCGGAGCGGCTCCTGGGGCAGGTCGGCCTTTCCCCCGATTTCGCCGCCCGCTTCCCGCACCAATTGTCTGGCGGCCAGCGCCAGCGCATCGCCATCGGCCGCGCTCTGGCGACCGAGCCTGATCTGCTGATCCTCGACGAGCCGACCTCGGCGCTCGATCTCGCGGTGCAGGCGCGCATCCTCAACCTGCTGCTCGAACTTCAGGCGAGCCGGCCAATCGCGATGCTGATGGTGTCGCACGATATCGCCGTCATCCGGCACATGGCGCACCGGGTGCTGGTGATGGATGCGGGCCGGATCGTCGAGGAAGGGCCGCCTGCCGATGTGCTTGCCGCCCCGCAGTCGGGCGCAGCGCGGCGGCTGGTCGCCAATTCTCTCTTCGTCGACAACTGA
- a CDS encoding ABC transporter ATP-binding protein has protein sequence MTPLAITGLSILRRSDRRVLIESLDCTVNPGEIVGLVGQSGSGKSLTALAATGLLPDGLEQVAGTIEVMGTAIAGLGVKALRDLRRHNISLIFQDPMTALSPTRSIGAQMRDVLAVAGVPRSERLARAAALLGDMDLPDPPALMRRFPHQLSGGQRQRVLIAMAFAGSPAVVLADEVTTALDVSVRAQVLSLLVDRARRTGSGLLLITHDLGAARSCCDRVLVMSAGRVVESGPTDAVFARPASAEARQLLASLPERALPRQLLPVAGDEP, from the coding sequence GTGACCCCCTTGGCGATCACCGGCCTGTCGATCCTGCGACGCTCCGACCGCCGCGTGCTGATCGAGAGCCTCGACTGCACCGTCAATCCTGGCGAGATCGTGGGACTGGTCGGACAGTCAGGCAGCGGCAAATCGCTGACTGCGCTGGCGGCGACCGGGTTGCTTCCCGATGGGCTCGAGCAGGTCGCGGGCACGATCGAAGTGATGGGCACCGCGATTGCCGGGCTGGGGGTGAAGGCTCTGCGCGATTTGCGTCGTCACAACATATCGCTGATCTTTCAGGACCCGATGACCGCGCTCAGCCCGACCCGCAGCATCGGGGCGCAGATGCGCGATGTGCTGGCGGTTGCCGGCGTGCCGCGCTCCGAGCGCTTGGCACGCGCGGCCGCCCTGCTTGGCGACATGGATCTGCCCGATCCGCCCGCGCTGATGCGCCGTTTCCCCCACCAGCTGTCGGGCGGGCAGCGCCAGCGCGTGCTGATCGCGATGGCATTTGCCGGATCGCCTGCCGTCGTGCTCGCGGACGAGGTGACGACGGCGCTCGATGTCTCGGTCAGGGCGCAGGTGCTGAGCCTGCTGGTGGACCGTGCGCGCCGGACCGGATCGGGGCTGCTGTTGATCACCCACGATCTGGGCGCAGCGCGCAGTTGCTGCGACCGGGTGCTGGTCATGTCCGCGGGCCGGGTCGTGGAGAGCGGGCCGACCGACGCGGTCTTCGCACGGCCAGCTTCGGCGGAAGCGCGCCAGCTTCTCGCCTCGCTACCCGAGCGCGCCTTGCCGCGTCAGCTGCTGCCGGTCGCGGGGGACGAACCATGA
- a CDS encoding ABC transporter permease, protein MIALWRKASRDVAGVIGLALVGLLVVFALLGPLAASHAPDAIDLARRLQPPSAGHWMGTDELGRDLFSRLAYGAWPSLMAALLVVGTTVTLGTLAGTLSALAGGWIDAALMRLIDVLLAVPALVLAMALAAALGPSLVNALIALVIVRLPVFVRLARAQALLLRDRGFTEAARLAGAGRWHIMRHHLLPNLAGIMVVQGLMDVAAVILGAAALGFIGLGAQPPSPEWGGLVASGRHFMADAWWLGLFPGLALVLAAAGFNLLGDAVRDILDPRQERTP, encoded by the coding sequence ATGATCGCACTGTGGCGAAAGGCATCGCGCGATGTCGCGGGTGTCATCGGTTTGGCGCTGGTGGGGCTGCTGGTCGTCTTCGCGCTTCTTGGCCCGCTCGCGGCGAGCCATGCGCCCGACGCGATCGATCTGGCGCGCAGGCTCCAGCCGCCCTCCGCCGGGCACTGGATGGGCACGGACGAGCTTGGGCGCGACCTGTTTTCCCGACTGGCCTACGGCGCCTGGCCCTCGCTGATGGCGGCGCTGCTGGTGGTGGGCACGACAGTGACGCTCGGCACGCTGGCGGGGACGCTTTCTGCCTTGGCGGGCGGCTGGATCGATGCGGCGCTGATGCGGCTGATCGACGTGCTGCTGGCTGTGCCCGCACTGGTGCTTGCCATGGCGCTGGCGGCGGCGCTCGGGCCCAGCCTGGTCAATGCCCTGATCGCGCTGGTGATCGTGCGCTTGCCGGTGTTCGTGCGGCTCGCCCGCGCCCAGGCGCTGCTGCTGCGCGACCGCGGCTTTACAGAAGCCGCGCGGCTTGCCGGGGCAGGGCGCTGGCATATCATGCGCCATCACCTGCTCCCCAATCTGGCCGGGATCATGGTGGTGCAGGGATTGATGGATGTCGCCGCCGTGATCCTTGGCGCTGCGGCCCTCGGCTTCATCGGCCTCGGCGCCCAGCCGCCAAGCCCCGAATGGGGCGGGCTTGTCGCCTCGGGGCGGCATTTCATGGCGGACGCATGGTGGCTCGGCCTGTTTCCCGGCCTTGCGCTGGTGCTGGCTGCGGCGGGCTTCAACCTGCTGGGCGATGCGGTGCGCGATATCCTCGATCCGCGGCAGGAGCGTACGCCGTGA
- a CDS encoding ABC transporter permease, producing MSPRFSSLTRILRRAGSTVLVLLGVSIVTFVIAQMVPNDTARLIAGDLASDARVAEVRAELGLDRPLPVQYLSYMARLANGDLGLSIRSGRPVAEELAEALPATVELAAVAFAMILVAGLVLGSLSALTAGRWLDYLIRLLSTLAISAPTFWIGLVLLAVFFGSLDWLPSGGRLGPELMPPPAVTGLYLVDGALAGEWQVVGDALAHLLLPAITLALAASGAAARLVRASLLEVLQEDYVRRARASGLSEWTILTRYALPNALVPFLTTSAILLADLLGGAVVTEAIFSWPGLGSYTLEAVAGLDFPAIMGFTLLAAVFYSAANLAVDLLYGVLDPRLRPA from the coding sequence ATGTCACCACGCTTTTCTAGCCTGACGCGGATCCTGCGCCGGGCAGGCTCGACCGTGCTCGTCCTGCTGGGCGTGTCGATCGTCACCTTCGTCATCGCCCAGATGGTGCCCAATGACACCGCGCGCCTGATCGCGGGCGATCTCGCGTCCGATGCCCGGGTTGCAGAGGTTCGCGCAGAGCTCGGTCTCGATCGCCCGCTGCCGGTGCAGTACCTGTCTTACATGGCCCGGCTCGCGAACGGCGACCTGGGGCTTTCGATCCGCTCGGGCCGACCGGTGGCCGAGGAACTGGCCGAGGCACTGCCGGCGACCGTGGAGCTGGCGGCAGTCGCCTTCGCGATGATCCTCGTGGCGGGCCTGGTGCTGGGGTCGCTTTCCGCGCTCACGGCAGGACGCTGGCTGGATTACCTCATCCGCCTCTTGTCGACCCTCGCGATCTCGGCACCGACCTTCTGGATCGGGCTCGTGCTGCTGGCGGTCTTCTTTGGCAGCCTCGATTGGCTGCCATCTGGCGGCAGGCTTGGGCCGGAACTGATGCCGCCGCCTGCGGTCACCGGTCTCTACCTCGTCGACGGCGCGCTAGCGGGTGAGTGGCAGGTGGTGGGCGACGCTTTGGCGCATCTGTTGCTGCCGGCCATCACGCTTGCGCTTGCGGCCAGCGGGGCAGCCGCGCGCCTTGTGCGGGCATCGTTGCTCGAGGTCTTGCAGGAAGACTATGTCCGCCGCGCGCGGGCCTCGGGCCTGTCGGAATGGACGATCCTGACCCGCTATGCCCTGCCCAACGCGCTGGTGCCGTTTCTGACGACCTCCGCGATCCTGCTCGCCGATCTTCTGGGAGGCGCGGTGGTGACCGAGGCGATCTTCAGCTGGCCGGGGCTGGGGAGCTATACGCTCGAGGCGGTGGCCGGGCTCGACTTCCCCGCGATCATGGGTTTCACGCTGCTGGCCGCCGTGTTCTATTCGGCCGCGAACCTTGCGGTCGACCTGCTTTACGGCGTGCTCGATCCGAGGCTGCGACCGGCATGA
- a CDS encoding amino acid deaminase → MMMDHLHKSLPPWLEASGAVGARVLDGDLLFPVAVLREAAVSSNRAWMKAFLAHTGVSIAPHGKTSMSPELFAMQMTDGAWGMTAATAHHVRLYHRLGIRRVIHANQLVGAADIRLMLDLLADDPEFELFSLVDSIAGAARLAEAHRASGLVRPLNLLLEVGAPGGRTGVRSRAEGMAVARAVAAAPGLALCGVEVFEGVFQGQPGGAQKVETMLDDVTALAAMADAEGLLAGEEIILTGGGSAFFDRCARRLALPGLSRPVRTVIRSGCYISHDDGLYRQLFADLLARDPACAAWGEGLQPALEIWAPVQSVPEPGRIIAAFGKRDAGHDAGLPVARFHYRAGVHPAPVPIEGALVTAGLFDQHAILEGALEVEVGDILGFGVSHPCTTFDRWRAIVLVDEARQVTGHVTTLF, encoded by the coding sequence ATGATGATGGACCATCTCCACAAGTCCCTGCCGCCTTGGCTTGAGGCCTCCGGCGCGGTTGGCGCGCGGGTGCTCGACGGCGATCTGCTGTTTCCCGTGGCGGTGCTGCGCGAGGCGGCGGTCTCCTCCAATCGCGCTTGGATGAAGGCCTTCCTCGCGCATACCGGCGTCTCGATCGCCCCGCACGGCAAGACCAGCATGAGCCCCGAGCTGTTCGCGATGCAGATGACAGACGGCGCCTGGGGCATGACCGCGGCCACCGCTCACCACGTGCGCCTCTACCACCGGCTCGGGATCCGGCGAGTGATCCATGCCAACCAGCTGGTGGGTGCGGCAGACATCCGGCTGATGCTCGACCTGCTGGCAGACGACCCGGAGTTCGAGCTTTTCAGCCTTGTCGACAGCATCGCGGGGGCCGCACGGCTGGCCGAGGCGCACCGGGCGTCAGGTCTTGTCCGGCCGCTCAATCTGTTGCTCGAGGTCGGCGCGCCCGGCGGGCGCACAGGGGTGAGGAGCCGCGCGGAAGGCATGGCCGTCGCCCGCGCCGTGGCGGCTGCACCCGGGCTGGCGCTGTGCGGGGTCGAGGTGTTCGAGGGCGTGTTCCAGGGCCAGCCGGGCGGCGCGCAAAAGGTCGAGACGATGCTCGACGATGTCACCGCGCTCGCCGCGATGGCCGATGCCGAAGGGCTGCTGGCGGGCGAGGAGATCATCCTCACCGGGGGCGGATCGGCGTTCTTCGACCGCTGCGCCCGGCGTCTGGCCTTGCCCGGCCTGTCGCGTCCGGTCCGCACCGTGATCCGGTCGGGCTGCTACATCAGCCATGACGACGGGCTCTACCGCCAGCTCTTCGCCGATCTGCTGGCGCGCGATCCGGCCTGCGCGGCGTGGGGCGAGGGGCTGCAACCGGCGCTCGAAATCTGGGCGCCGGTGCAGTCTGTGCCCGAACCGGGGCGGATCATCGCCGCCTTCGGCAAGCGTGACGCGGGCCATGATGCGGGTCTGCCGGTGGCGCGGTTCCACTACCGGGCGGGCGTGCATCCGGCTCCCGTGCCGATCGAAGGCGCGCTGGTGACAGCCGGCCTGTTCGATCAGCACGCGATCCTCGAAGGCGCGCTGGAGGTTGAAGTGGGCGACATCCTCGGCTTCGGCGTGTCGCACCCCTGCACCACCTTTGATCGCTGGCGTGCGATTGTCCTCGTCGATGAAGCGCGGCAGGTCACCGGCCATGTCACCACGCTTTTCTAG